In the Deltaproteobacteria bacterium genome, one interval contains:
- a CDS encoding CoA transferase — MSSPLDGFRILDLSRVLAGPYCTMMLGDLGAEVIKVERPGAGDDTRAWGPPFVGGESAYYLCANRNKKSITVNLKAEKGREIVRQLAKISDVLIENYKVGELTEMGLGYEALRELNPGLVYCSITGYGQNGPNKDLPGYDFIIQGRGGVMSITGEPDGEPMKVGVAIVDITAGLYAANAIQAALLARTRTGKGQAIDISLLDAQVAWLANVASSYLVSGKRPGRFGNAHATIVPYQSFKANDGFFCLAVGNDGQWQKLCQVIGQPTWASDPRFATNPARVQHREILVPVLQEVFATRDIAFWLREIAAGGIPCGPVQTLDEVFADPQVMARDMIWTVPHPTAGEVRLVGSPLKLSETPVSARLHPPLVGEHTEEVLMALLSYSRDEIRNLRQEKAI, encoded by the coding sequence ATGTCTTCTCCCCTCGACGGTTTCCGTATCCTTGATCTCTCGCGAGTACTAGCTGGACCGTACTGCACGATGATGCTCGGCGACCTCGGTGCTGAGGTCATCAAGGTTGAACGTCCCGGAGCTGGTGATGATACCCGCGCCTGGGGTCCGCCATTTGTGGGTGGTGAGAGTGCATACTATCTGTGCGCCAATCGCAACAAGAAAAGTATCACGGTGAATCTCAAAGCCGAGAAAGGACGCGAGATCGTTCGTCAACTCGCCAAGATCAGTGACGTGCTGATTGAGAATTACAAAGTTGGCGAGTTGACGGAGATGGGGCTTGGCTATGAGGCATTGCGGGAGCTGAATCCGGGACTCGTGTATTGCTCGATCACTGGCTATGGCCAAAACGGCCCAAACAAAGACTTACCAGGCTATGACTTTATCATTCAAGGTCGCGGTGGGGTTATGAGTATTACGGGAGAGCCGGATGGGGAGCCGATGAAGGTCGGTGTGGCTATTGTCGACATCACTGCTGGTTTGTATGCGGCAAATGCGATTCAAGCTGCGCTGTTAGCGCGTACACGAACAGGGAAGGGGCAGGCAATTGATATCTCCCTGCTGGATGCCCAAGTTGCCTGGCTAGCGAATGTGGCTAGTTCGTACCTAGTGTCGGGGAAACGCCCAGGACGGTTCGGTAATGCCCATGCGACTATCGTCCCCTATCAATCCTTTAAAGCGAACGACGGATTTTTCTGCCTCGCGGTCGGGAATGATGGCCAATGGCAGAAGTTATGTCAGGTGATTGGACAACCGACATGGGCAAGCGATCCTCGCTTTGCGACGAACCCAGCCCGTGTTCAACATCGGGAAATTCTCGTTCCCGTGTTGCAAGAAGTCTTTGCTACCAGAGATATTGCCTTTTGGCTGCGTGAGATTGCTGCTGGTGGCATTCCCTGTGGACCGGTGCAAACGCTGGATGAAGTGTTTGCTGACCCGCAAGTTATGGCACGCGATATGATCTGGACTGTCCCGCACCCCACTGCTGGTGAGGTGCGGCTTGTCGGTTCGCCGCTGAAATTGAGCGAGACGCCGGTGTCCGCTCGCCTTCATCCTCC